In the Castor canadensis chromosome 1, mCasCan1.hap1v2, whole genome shotgun sequence genome, ttgaatatctttGCCCACCTTTAACATTATCAAGTTCCTCTTGAACTCTAATGCcttgaatattttttcctttaatggtgtcccagactTCCTttaatctttcttcattttttcattcttttttcatcaAATGTATATTTGTAAATGGTCCATCTATGTGCTCACTAATTCATTCATCTGTGTAGTATATTCTATTCTTTTGTCCCTTCTTTCATAATTTTGATTTCACCTGATGTCATTTTCAGCTCAAGGATTTctgttagatttttaaattgattctATCTCTCTGTTAATTTTCTTTGCCAAAGTGTTaaattgtttctgtgttttcttgaaGCATACTGAGTTTCATTGAAACAGCCATTTTGAATTCTCATCTGACAGTTGCTAAAAGATCAGTTAAGtcactttattttgttctttatgttaGGGCATAGTTCTCTGAAAGTTATTGATTCTTGTTGGCATAAAATGCTGTCTTTTTATTGAAGGATTATACGTTCCTTTCAATCTTCACTGTATTGTTTTTTGGTGCCcattcttccaaaatttcttaGCTCATTTTCTCTGTGGACACTACTACTATTTCAGCACTAAATGAGTTAATCCAGCTCTGAGTCTACTGcttatcttttgtttttgcttcagcATTTAAAAAGGTCCCCAAATCCCAGGGTTGTCCCAAATCCTCAGTTGGTATTTTCTTCTATAATGACTTGGGGAAGTGTCTAAAAAGGTTATTTATCCACAGAAGTCTCTAATTGTTTCCAGGAAAGGCCATTACTCCTTATCCATGGTCACTGGCCCACTGTCAGGTAAAATAGGATTCTGATTGACCATAGTATTACTGTGGAAGTACCACCTCAGGCCCATTAGTAATGACTTGACAGTCACCTATTTTTCCTTCCCCCAAGAGAAGATTACTAACTGTGTTGTTCTGCCTGAGTTTGGGTGTGAATAGAATGGGTAACACTGAAATGACAGATCATACCTTGAGACTAGAGTCCACCAAATACGGTGAGCCCTGGGGCATGATCAGGCCCACAGTGCTATGGCCTGCCTTCTGTAATGGTCTCACATGCAGCCAGGTACAGCTGATGCTGGCCAGAATATGTCTGACTACTTTGGTGCATGGGTCACCATCTGGCACCTGTGTAGGCACTAAGATGACTGTAACAATTTGGAAACACCCAGTGATAGGCATTAACAGCACTTTCCTGCACTAATCTACAGTGGATGGAGCTTTGCTCTTTATGTGGGAGTAGGGTTGGAGACAGTATCTCCAGGTCTTGAATAAAGGGGGACTAGAGGATCAAGTCCTAGAGATGGGACTTGATTGGCCTAGAGGTAGGAGCCATGGAGTCTTCTAGCACTGAGTTTCACTGTGGTGGATCTGGTTACTAGTTTCAAGTCAAAGGTCTTAACATAATTCTCTCTTCCTTCACCAAACAGGAGGCATCCAAAACTATAATGTGCTACTTATACTTTGTGAGGGCTGACAAGGGCAACTCCTTCTTTCCTATCTTTTTCAATGTGTCTTTACTTATTTTGATAGTAAAATCAGGCTCAGTGACATTTCCTCTTGTTTCCTTCACACTTATGGAAGTGGTTTGGTGCATGAGTGGTGGATTAAATTGTTATCTCTGTGAGGAGACCATCACTGGAGCATTTTACTATACGTTCATGTACTCCACCTTTCTACTTTCAATCATACACCTACCCTTTGGTGAAATCATCTTACACGAGGTATGTATCTCCCAATGAAAGCACATGtacaaaaatacttacaaattAATGTTAAAAGTAGCTTTATTTGTCACAGTCCCAGCTTGAAAAGAATGCAAATGTCCATGGATAAATACGTCATAGAATATCTATACAGTGGAACATTATCTAGCaagaaaatgaattattgatCAATAAATCTAAAAGTAATTGGTAAAATTTGAAAGGAATCAGAACAAAATGCAACTGAATGTTGTATGATTATATTATCCAGAACATCTaaaaattttaacacattttattaGTAGCATTCAGGTAAATTATTGCCAAAGATGACAGTTAATGTAGGGATAGGTTACAAATGATACACGAATTTGTCAAAATGGTTCAGATTATATATTTTAAGTGTGTACAACTAATCATATAAAACATTCTATAAAGTCATATATAATGCCTCCTACTTCTATAActaaaaaaattctgaatttattttatatattaagatattttatgTGTAATgccttttcaaaaataattgatatatttttcatttgtattttttaagaggATTAATCCTCACAAGTTGCTTTATTTGCAATATTGATGTCATGAACTCTGGAGCATCTAATTCTCCAATGAAAAATTGAAAGGAGATATTCAGTTATTAACTTTTTAGCATCTTATTCAGCATTTTTATATGGTCTCCCTGTCAAGTGATATGTTGTCTGTCTTGTCACTTTAGTGAgtatattatttcaaatatagtTCATGCTTACTAAGTGTTATTAAAAATCAAACACTTCAAGACTAGACTTTATTTCCACTTCATTGACAAATTCTCCTTTACCAAATTTAAATGTGTGTCTGCATGTCtgattctgtgagtgtgtgtgtgagaaagagtgacagagagagagagagaaagagagagagagagagagagagaaggtggtTTTATATTCCTTTCTTTGGCCATTTATGGATGCAAAATTGGGAATTCAgaagtttttctctttctacttgattctttttgtgtacttatttatttaggcagtattgagtttgcactcagggcttcaagtgTTGGGCAAGCTCTCTTCTACTTaaaccatgtccccagtcctgttTACTTCAGTTTGCTTTTCATGTAGAATCTCCatttttttgccctggttggcctcagACCAGGGCCCCCCTACCTCAAGCTCCACAGTAGCTAGTATATAGGTGTCTGTTACCATATCTGACGTTTCTTTCTAATTTAAACATCTTATTGATTCCTATTCTTGGAAGTCGATTGAAGAAAATTGTCACAAGATTTCTATTTATGCATCATCCTGAGAGAGGTTGAAAATATAGAGGAAGAGGAACAGCAAACTGTGAAAAAAAGACCCCCAAAACTAATTTTGTGTTTGGCTTATATTTAATTTCAAGTCTGTCAAGTCTATATGCTTCCTTTGCATAAATGGTATAGGAATGAATTACTGAATAATATTTATCTCTTACTAACATTATATCACAGTCACTAGGTTTATTGTTTTTTCAATACTGTATGTTTAATATGTTCATAATTCATGTCATTTTTAGTAAGATTTAAGAAGTACCAGGCAATGTTATATTCATTGCTGTTACCAGCATAAGCATACACAGTTTTGGAAGATAGAGGCTAAtaataggtattttttaaaaaccttatacatttatttctctctttgttcAGTTGGAGACTGGACCCTCCAAATTTTAGtaaaactgaaattataaatCCACTAAAATGGCTGGTTTCATGAAGGTATTTCTGAAATAAGCTtatatctctctttttgtttACCTAAAATGTATATctgtaaatttgaatttttaatctatttcttcacatttttacaTATTTGGAGTATTCATTGTTTTGTGCTTTGgggtttaaatatataatttgtgtgttttattactggttttatattaaaaagcattttagaggaaatataaaaaataaaagatcttaaattcataaaatgaagatttaaaagcaaatattagaTGCTGTAATATAACAAAATTATAGTGATGGGTTAGATAAGAACTTTTAGAAAACTGCCTTTGAAAGAACCTGGAATCAAGTTCTATTTTCTGCAATTTGGTTTTGTATATGAGTCTCAGTGATGTCACAgggaaatttctaattttaaatggaGAACACAAAAGAAATGCATTAAACAATTTGAAATCTCAACACGTGAGACTTTTTTCATTTATACATGGGTCCGTGttactctttttaaatatttattgaagaaatcCCTAAATTatgaacaaatgaaattttaacatattttctcACAAGTACATACTTGGAAAAGATGTAAATTTTTACCTCTTCCAAGTTGCTACATAGAAGTTATTTGATATTTCTGTAGAAGGAGTCACTAATGATCAAGACCTTTGGGaggataaaaacattttcaagacTCGTTCTCGGATTTGTTTAGTCTTAACTCCATAGACAATAGGGTTGAGAAAAGGTGGGACTAAGAGGTACAGATTTGACAAGAGGATATGAACATACGGTGGTATGTGGGAACCAAACCTGTgtgtgaagaaagagaagaaggcaaGGAGGTAGAACTGCAGGAAGACGCAGATATGAGCAATACACGTGTTGAAGGCCTTCAGTCGTGCCTCCTTCTGGGGCAACTGGAAGACAGTGATAAAGATTCGAATATAGGACAATGTAACAAAGACTATGTCAAACCCCAGGATGGAAAAGGCAACGAATAGGCCGTATATCTTGTTGACTCGTGTATCTTCAGCTGCCAGTTTCACAATGGCCATGTGTTCACAGTAAGAATGGAAGATAACTGTAGTTCTGTAGTGTTTAAAACGGCATTTGATGAGCAATAGGGAGGGTACTATGAGAATGAGAGCCCTGAGTGTCACCCCAACTCCAAGATTAATCAAGAGCTGTTGAGAGAAGATAGTAGCATGTCTCAAGgggttacagatggccacatagcgatcCAGGGCCATTGCCAGCAGGACACCTGACTCAGTTGCCTGGAATGAGTGAATAAGCCCCATTTGCAGTAGGCAGGCATCAATGGAAATCTCTGGAGAATGAAACCAGAAGATGCCTAACATTTTGGGAAGAATACAGGTACTAAGTGCAATATCTGTTGCTGCCAACATGGCCAAAAAAATATACATGGGGCTATGGAGGCTGTTTTCAATtttgattataaataaaattagggAATTTCCAATCACAGCAATGACATACATGACACAGAATGGAATCCCAATCCAGTGCTGTATGGACTCCAGGCCGGGAATCCCAACTAGTGTCAGTACAGAAGGCATGAAGACTGAGCCATTAGCAGCCAGCATGGTAAATTTGTCAGAACCAAGTAGTGATATTGTTTCTGCTTCTACTCCATGGGAAAACCTGAttgcttaaaaataagaaaaatttaactcATTTTAGCAAAATACGTGTTAGGTTAAGAGTATACTATCTTATCTATTTCATCCTTAAAACTTCTAATTTTCTATCTCCTTTTCCAAATCATTGAAAGATCAAGTTCCGTGTTTCTCCTTGCCTTAATCACTTTCGGTGAATGATACTAAATTCTCTAGATCACTTCTATCTGGTCCATGACTAATAGACTATGCAGATTTCCTGATCCATATGCCTCATCATATAGGCTTTCTTATGATCtggcaagaagaaatgaaaacatcattTAATGTAAAGTTATTTCAAGAACTGGGTACAACTACACTAAAAGTGAATAATCCACAGTGGTGTAGATATTCAGGTAACTCAAAGTCAGAGGAACGTTTTCCAGGAATATTTGCCCCTTGAAGATCACTGGTTCTCTTTCTCAGGTTAGTCTCATCAtagttatttctttctctcatagACTCTCTCAGAATGCAttcaaactaatttttaaagttcatttttccCCAAACCAAACAGTTCATTTCGCATCTTATCTTACTTCTCCTCTGGCAAAATAaatccattattttttaatttatggtgTGTTCTCCTCAGAAGTTACTCCTGGAACTTGTTCTCACCTTCCATTTCCTGCTACATgcacattgcttttttttaatatcaagTACCAAACTGTCTTCTCTGCTTTTCACTCTCTGTACTTCAGGaaggttttcttttaataatacaTGCTCATGTGTGTCTTCCTAACATCAAGAGTTAATCCTACTACACACAATGTAAAAGTTAATTTCTTAACAATCTTATTCAGAAACAACTACAAATTATCCGTCATATTCAATTATTGTGTGAAGCTTTTGTGGAGCAAAGATAAATTTATTCTATATTAATTAAGTATCCACATTGCTAGGTGCCCAGAAATCAAAAAGAGGCTTTCACCATTCATTAATTACAATTGGCTCTCATAATATCTTTAAACAATGCAGGTTATTTTACTTTCCTTAGCTTCTTTCAGCACAGCTATGAAAAATTAATAATCAggttattaatttataaaagaaatgactAATAAAAGGAAGTcactttttaatacattttgtattttttaggaAAAGGCTAAGTGAGAGATTATTAAATGATGTGACAATAGTGAAGGATTATATAGGAAAGAAAACCTATGGTACTCATTAACTCAATAAAGCAAAATGAGAGAGAATGGACTAAAAATGTTCTTGGATTGAGAATTACTGAACTGGATGACAAAGATAATCTGAGGAAGAATTTTGGGTGTACAAATATacacatgttttaaaaattgaggaAAACTCTTTAACTATTAATATGGAAATGT is a window encoding:
- the LOC109694083 gene encoding olfactory receptor 52A5-like encodes the protein MLAANGSVFMPSVLTLVGIPGLESIQHWIGIPFCVMYVIAVIGNSLILFIIKIENSLHSPMYIFLAMLAATDIALSTCILPKMLGIFWFHSPEISIDACLLQMGLIHSFQATESGVLLAMALDRYVAICNPLRHATIFSQQLLINLGVGVTLRALILIVPSLLLIKCRFKHYRTTVIFHSYCEHMAIVKLAAEDTRVNKIYGLFVAFSILGFDIVFVTLSYIRIFITVFQLPQKEARLKAFNTCIAHICVFLQFYLLAFFSFFTHRFGSHIPPYVHILLSNLYLLVPPFLNPIVYGVKTKQIRERVLKMFLSSQRS